The following proteins come from a genomic window of Corynebacterium hansenii:
- the rbfA gene encoding 30S ribosome-binding factor RbfA yields MADPARARRMAKRIQEIVAAAIEREVKDRRLELVTVTDCRVTGDLHDATVFYTVRGRTIDEDPDWDAAAEALNRARGQLRSLVGRALGVRYTPTLAFEVDTVPEASAHMEELLAKTRQRDAELAKLREGAAPAGDSDPYRRDDEPEA; encoded by the coding sequence ATGGCCGATCCCGCACGCGCACGCCGCATGGCCAAGCGAATCCAGGAGATCGTCGCCGCAGCGATCGAACGCGAGGTCAAGGACCGTCGCCTCGAGCTGGTGACCGTCACGGACTGCCGGGTGACCGGCGATCTGCACGATGCGACGGTGTTCTACACCGTCCGCGGCCGCACCATCGACGAGGACCCGGATTGGGACGCCGCGGCGGAGGCGCTGAACCGCGCCCGCGGCCAGCTGCGCTCGCTCGTGGGCCGCGCCCTGGGCGTGCGCTACACCCCGACCCTGGCGTTCGAGGTCGACACGGTGCCCGAGGCCAGCGCCCACATGGAGGAGCTGCTGGCCAAGACCCGGCAGCGCGACGCCGAGCTGGCGAAGCTGCGCGAGGGGGCGGCCCCCGCCGGCGACTCCGACCCGTACCGCCGCGACGACGAGCCGGAGGCCTGA
- a CDS encoding bifunctional riboflavin kinase/FAD synthetase has protein sequence MDIWHGIEQVPADLGDTVATVGVFDGIHLGHRRLIGRAVERARELGVPAVLVTFDPHPIAVFAPDKAPATLATWPRRAELAEEIGVDAMLVLCFDRELAATAPEDFVGDILAGTLHAKAVLVGENFTYGHKAAGNTRTLPAQAAEHGMDVEIVELLSDGGDRVSSTRVRGHLADGDVAAAAACLGRPHRVTGEVIHGQGRGGAQLGFPTANIDVAPGLAVPADGVYAAWFTATEGPERRAVDPDGDVELGRAYPAAVSVGTNVTFGDTARTVEAFILDRSADLYGLTGSIDFVGRIRGMERFDGIEPLIERMNLDVAETREILGER, from the coding sequence GTGGACATATGGCACGGGATTGAACAGGTACCCGCCGATCTCGGCGACACCGTCGCGACCGTCGGCGTCTTCGACGGCATCCATCTCGGCCACCGCCGGCTCATCGGCCGCGCGGTGGAGCGGGCCCGCGAACTGGGCGTGCCCGCGGTGCTGGTGACCTTCGACCCGCACCCCATCGCCGTCTTCGCCCCCGACAAGGCCCCGGCGACCCTGGCCACGTGGCCGCGGCGCGCGGAACTGGCCGAGGAAATCGGCGTCGACGCGATGCTCGTGCTGTGCTTCGACCGCGAGCTCGCCGCCACCGCGCCCGAGGACTTCGTCGGCGACATCCTCGCCGGCACCCTGCACGCGAAGGCGGTGCTGGTCGGCGAGAACTTCACCTACGGGCACAAGGCCGCCGGCAACACGCGGACCCTGCCCGCGCAGGCCGCGGAACACGGCATGGACGTCGAGATCGTCGAGCTGCTGTCCGACGGCGGCGACCGCGTGTCCTCCACCCGCGTGCGCGGCCACCTGGCCGACGGCGACGTCGCCGCGGCCGCCGCTTGTCTGGGCCGCCCGCACCGCGTGACCGGCGAGGTCATCCACGGGCAGGGCCGCGGCGGCGCGCAGCTGGGTTTCCCGACCGCCAACATCGACGTCGCCCCCGGCCTCGCCGTGCCCGCCGACGGCGTGTACGCCGCGTGGTTCACCGCCACCGAGGGGCCCGAGCGCCGTGCGGTCGACCCCGACGGCGACGTCGAGCTGGGCCGCGCCTACCCGGCCGCGGTGTCCGTGGGCACGAACGTCACCTTCGGAGACACCGCCCGCACCGTCGAGGCGTTCATCCTCGACCGCTCCGCCGACCTGTACGGGCTCACCGGGTCCATCGACTTCGTCGGCCGCATCCGCGGCATGGAGCGCTTCGACGGCATCGAGCCGCTGATCGAGCGCATGAACCTCGACGTCGCGGAAACGCGGGAGATCCTCGGGGAACGGTAG
- a CDS encoding DHH family phosphoesterase produces the protein MSGPIQDAMDMLADAEFVAVVCHIHPDADAIGAASAMVMALRQRGIRAVAAYGNDELPAKSLLTIPGWEFFVSPDDIPESVDTWVSVDCASPERLGRLRERMMTSQRLIVVDHHDSNSRYGSVNMVDEEAESSTMVLLDFFEVWGIRLTRDMAHALYAGLLTDTVSFQFGRSRMHTAAARLLNKGLDPRTIGAQLLEGHPFEYLPFLGRVMATAGRVPDWAGGAGLVHVTISHGDMADVGHDEVEAVVDVVRTTDAADVAAVFKEYSPGFWSMSLRSRELVDVSEVAKFLGGGGHLRAAGYNFSGDRDAVVGALIGASDVAAATIEHADGN, from the coding sequence ATGTCCGGTCCGATCCAGGACGCGATGGACATGCTCGCCGACGCCGAGTTCGTGGCCGTCGTGTGCCACATCCACCCTGACGCCGACGCCATCGGCGCAGCGTCGGCGATGGTCATGGCGCTGCGGCAGCGCGGCATCCGCGCCGTCGCGGCCTACGGAAACGACGAGCTGCCGGCGAAGTCGCTGCTGACCATCCCGGGCTGGGAGTTCTTCGTGTCGCCGGACGACATCCCGGAATCCGTGGACACCTGGGTCTCCGTCGACTGCGCGAGCCCCGAGCGGCTCGGGCGCCTGCGCGAGCGGATGATGACGTCGCAGCGGCTGATCGTCGTCGACCACCACGATTCCAACTCGCGCTACGGCTCGGTGAACATGGTGGACGAGGAGGCCGAGTCCTCCACGATGGTGCTGCTGGACTTCTTCGAGGTCTGGGGCATCCGGCTGACCCGCGACATGGCGCATGCGCTGTACGCGGGCCTGCTGACGGACACCGTGTCCTTCCAGTTCGGGCGTTCGCGCATGCACACCGCCGCGGCGCGGCTGCTGAACAAGGGCCTGGACCCGCGCACCATCGGCGCGCAGCTGCTGGAAGGCCACCCCTTCGAGTACCTGCCGTTCCTGGGGCGCGTCATGGCCACCGCCGGCCGCGTGCCCGACTGGGCCGGCGGCGCCGGCCTGGTGCACGTGACCATCTCCCACGGGGACATGGCCGACGTCGGGCACGACGAGGTCGAGGCGGTCGTCGACGTCGTGCGCACCACCGACGCCGCCGACGTCGCGGCCGTGTTCAAGGAGTATTCGCCGGGCTTCTGGTCCATGTCGCTGCGCTCCAGGGAGCTCGTCGACGTCTCCGAAGTGGCCAAGTTCCTCGGCGGCGGCGGGCACCTCCGCGCGGCCGGCTACAACTTCAGCGGCGACCGCGATGCCGTGGTCGGCGCGCTGATCGGCGCCTCGGATGTCGCGGCGGCGACGATCGAGCACGCCGACGGCAACTGA
- a CDS encoding 4'-phosphopantetheinyl transferase family protein: MTVLTKAMLPAHASFHQMWTNGDSLEHYHSLDPAERNLVAGAVDARKAEFGDARWCAHRAIEELTGRPSARPILRGERGMPIWPNQITGSMTHTRGFRAAVVAPRLLVRSIGVDAEVAEPLPEGVLGSIASARELATIGSAGLDCADRLLFCAKEATYKAWYPLTGRWLGFEDADIDLRADGTFVSYILVRPTPVHFIEGHWTVENGYVIATAIVR; the protein is encoded by the coding sequence ATGACGGTGCTCACCAAGGCCATGCTCCCGGCCCATGCCTCGTTCCACCAGATGTGGACCAACGGCGACAGCCTGGAGCACTACCATTCGCTCGACCCGGCGGAACGCAATCTCGTCGCCGGCGCGGTCGATGCGCGCAAGGCGGAGTTCGGCGACGCCCGGTGGTGCGCCCACCGCGCGATCGAGGAGCTCACCGGCCGCCCGTCGGCGCGGCCGATCCTGCGCGGCGAGCGCGGCATGCCCATCTGGCCGAACCAGATCACGGGTTCCATGACGCACACCCGCGGTTTCCGCGCGGCGGTCGTCGCCCCGCGCCTGCTGGTCCGGTCCATCGGCGTCGACGCCGAGGTCGCCGAACCGCTGCCGGAGGGGGTGCTGGGTTCGATCGCCAGCGCCCGCGAACTGGCCACCATCGGGTCCGCAGGACTGGACTGCGCCGACCGGCTGCTGTTCTGCGCGAAGGAGGCCACGTACAAGGCGTGGTACCCGCTGACCGGACGGTGGCTCGGTTTCGAGGACGCCGACATCGACCTGCGCGCCGACGGCACGTTCGTGTCCTACATCCTGGTGCGCCCGACCCCGGTGCACTTCATCGAGGGGCACTGGACCGTGGAGAACGGCTACGTCATCGCCACGGCGATCGTGCGGTAG
- a CDS encoding metallophosphoesterase family protein, translating into MADDEHPSTTLWAISDLHVAVKANKAVVETLRPRNPADWLIVAGDVAERPELVLKTLGELARRWAQVIWVPGNHELFCRGADAHVGEARYDQLVDGCRRLGVLTPEDPYPEFGGVTICPLFTLYDYSWRPAGTTISEALEIANQSQVIMTDEFAIRPFVDPVLWCRRRLAYTVRRLARVDGPTILINHWPLAREPLSAVYYPELSMWAGTRHTQDWGTRYQARHVIYGHLHIPGTTVVDGVPHTEVSLGYPREWQPREGDRTWPYPVMEVR; encoded by the coding sequence ATGGCGGACGACGAACACCCGTCGACCACCCTGTGGGCGATTTCCGACCTCCACGTCGCGGTCAAGGCGAACAAGGCCGTCGTGGAAACCCTCCGGCCGCGCAACCCCGCGGACTGGCTCATCGTCGCCGGCGACGTCGCCGAGCGGCCCGAACTGGTGCTGAAGACGCTCGGCGAGCTCGCCCGCCGCTGGGCGCAGGTGATCTGGGTCCCCGGCAACCACGAACTGTTCTGCCGCGGCGCCGACGCACACGTCGGCGAGGCCCGCTACGACCAGCTCGTCGACGGTTGCCGCCGCCTCGGCGTGCTCACGCCCGAGGATCCCTACCCCGAGTTCGGCGGCGTCACCATCTGCCCGCTGTTCACGCTGTACGACTACTCCTGGCGCCCCGCGGGCACGACCATTTCCGAGGCGCTCGAAATCGCGAACCAAAGCCAGGTCATCATGACCGACGAGTTCGCCATCCGCCCCTTCGTCGACCCGGTGCTGTGGTGCCGGCGCCGCCTGGCGTACACCGTGCGCAGGCTCGCCCGCGTCGACGGGCCGACGATCCTGATCAACCACTGGCCGCTGGCCCGGGAACCGCTCTCGGCGGTGTACTACCCGGAGCTGTCCATGTGGGCCGGCACCCGGCACACGCAGGACTGGGGCACGCGGTACCAGGCCCGCCACGTCATCTACGGGCATCTGCACATCCCCGGCACCACCGTCGTCGACGGCGTGCCGCACACGGAGGTCTCCCTGGGCTATCCCCGGGAATGGCAGCCGCGGGAGGGCGACCGGACGTGGCCCTATCCTGTCATGGAGGTTCGATGA
- a CDS encoding MATE family efflux transporter: protein MSRRRRSSTPTATDVATESDRPITAGRILGLALPALGVLAAPPLYLLLDTAVVGRLGAVELAALAAGATVFSMLTAQLTFLAYGTTARASRAFGRGDVRGAVGEGVQATWVAVFVGVLLVALVEGFAGTITGLLAPDPAVADAAAGWLRIAAAGIPLTLIAQAGNGWMRGIQDTRRPFLFVVGGLGPAALAIVPLVGWLGLNGSAWAMVMGETLTAALFIRQLVASASARDVAKRPRWSLIKRQLVLGRDLILRSLAFQVAFLSAAGVAGRLGAFSLGGHQILLQLWNLLSLVLDSLAIAAQTLVGAALGVGSVAAARYTARRVIAWSTVFAGVLAVAFAVLHGVLPRVFTDARGVLDAIAAGPWWILVAMIPIGGVVFAIDGVLLGAGDAAFLRNATITAVVLGFLPPVWLTLSMGWGLTGVWWGLLAFMMLRLIFVAVRYRGPKWETAAGE from the coding sequence ATGTCGCGGCGGCGACGATCGAGCACGCCGACGGCAACTGACGTGGCCACCGAGTCGGACCGGCCCATCACCGCGGGGCGGATCCTCGGCCTGGCGCTGCCCGCCCTCGGGGTGCTGGCGGCGCCGCCGCTGTATCTGCTGCTGGACACCGCCGTCGTCGGGCGCCTCGGCGCCGTGGAACTGGCGGCGCTGGCAGCCGGGGCGACCGTGTTCTCCATGCTCACGGCGCAGCTGACGTTCCTGGCCTACGGCACCACCGCCCGCGCCTCGCGGGCCTTCGGGCGCGGCGACGTCCGCGGCGCCGTGGGAGAGGGCGTCCAGGCGACGTGGGTGGCGGTGTTCGTCGGCGTGCTGCTGGTGGCGCTGGTGGAGGGATTCGCCGGCACGATCACCGGGCTGCTCGCCCCCGACCCCGCCGTCGCCGACGCGGCGGCCGGCTGGCTGCGCATCGCCGCCGCCGGCATTCCGCTGACGCTCATCGCCCAAGCCGGCAACGGGTGGATGCGCGGCATACAGGACACCCGCAGGCCCTTCCTCTTCGTGGTCGGCGGCCTCGGTCCGGCGGCGCTCGCCATCGTGCCACTCGTCGGATGGCTGGGGCTGAACGGCTCGGCGTGGGCGATGGTCATGGGAGAGACGCTCACGGCGGCGTTGTTCATCCGGCAGCTCGTGGCGTCGGCCTCCGCACGGGACGTCGCAAAGCGGCCCAGGTGGAGCCTGATCAAGCGCCAGCTCGTGCTCGGCCGGGACCTGATCCTGCGTTCCCTGGCGTTCCAGGTGGCGTTCCTCTCGGCGGCCGGCGTGGCGGGGCGGCTCGGCGCGTTCTCGCTCGGCGGGCACCAGATTCTGCTGCAGCTGTGGAACCTGCTGTCGTTGGTGCTGGATTCGCTGGCCATCGCCGCGCAGACGCTGGTCGGGGCGGCGCTGGGCGTCGGGTCCGTCGCCGCGGCGCGGTACACGGCCAGGCGGGTCATCGCGTGGTCGACCGTGTTCGCGGGCGTCCTCGCCGTGGCATTCGCGGTGCTCCACGGAGTGCTGCCGCGGGTGTTCACCGACGCGCGCGGGGTCCTCGACGCCATCGCAGCGGGCCCGTGGTGGATCCTCGTGGCCATGATCCCCATCGGCGGCGTGGTGTTCGCCATCGACGGCGTGCTGCTCGGCGCCGGCGACGCGGCGTTCCTGCGCAACGCGACCATCACCGCCGTCGTCCTCGGATTCCTGCCGCCCGTGTGGCTGACGCTGTCGATGGGATGGGGGCTCACCGGCGTGTGGTGGGGCCTGCTGGCCTTCATGATGCTGCGGCTGATCTTCGTCGCCGTGCGCTACCGCGGCCCCAAATGGGAGACGGCGGCGGGGGAGTAG
- the truB gene encoding tRNA pseudouridine(55) synthase TruB, translating to MSASADTADPLADSGLVVVDKPAGMTSHDVVGKLRRIFGTRRVGHSGTLDPMATGVLVLGVNRGTRFLPHVHADAKSYDATIRLGASTVTDDAEGEVLESAPPERIAAVTDERIMAGVAELTGDIMQRPASVSAVRIDGVRAHERMRRGEDVVLPERPVTVSLFDVHAIRRHARYIDVDVSVDCSAGTFIRSLARDLGAGLGVGGHVTALRRTAAGPFRIGAAKTLEELAADPVPTMTLDEACLACFPVRDVTAEEGLALSQGKWLEPIGMGGVAAARTPDGRVVALITESGKRAKTVFVARPSTM from the coding sequence ATGAGCGCATCTGCGGATACGGCCGACCCCCTGGCGGATTCGGGGCTCGTCGTGGTGGACAAGCCCGCCGGAATGACCAGCCACGACGTCGTCGGCAAGCTCCGGCGCATTTTCGGGACCCGCCGCGTGGGGCATTCCGGGACGCTGGACCCGATGGCCACCGGCGTGCTGGTGCTGGGGGTCAACCGGGGCACGCGCTTCCTGCCGCACGTGCACGCCGACGCGAAGTCCTACGACGCGACCATCCGCCTGGGCGCGTCGACCGTCACCGACGACGCCGAGGGCGAGGTGCTGGAGTCGGCGCCGCCGGAGCGGATCGCGGCGGTGACCGACGAGCGGATCATGGCCGGCGTCGCGGAGCTGACCGGCGACATCATGCAGCGCCCCGCGTCGGTGTCGGCGGTGAGGATCGACGGCGTCCGCGCCCACGAGCGCATGCGCCGCGGAGAGGACGTCGTGCTCCCCGAGCGCCCCGTCACGGTCTCGCTTTTCGACGTCCACGCGATCCGTCGTCACGCGCGGTACATCGACGTCGACGTGAGCGTGGATTGCTCGGCCGGGACGTTCATCCGGTCCCTGGCGCGGGATCTGGGGGCCGGCCTGGGCGTGGGCGGCCACGTCACCGCGCTGCGCCGCACCGCGGCCGGGCCGTTCCGCATCGGGGCGGCGAAGACCCTGGAGGAATTGGCGGCCGATCCCGTGCCGACCATGACCCTCGACGAGGCGTGCCTGGCGTGCTTCCCCGTGCGCGACGTCACCGCCGAGGAGGGCCTGGCGCTGTCGCAGGGCAAGTGGCTCGAGCCGATCGGGATGGGCGGCGTGGCGGCCGCGCGGACGCCGGACGGGCGCGTGGTCGCGCTGATCACCGAATCCGGCAAGCGCGCGAAGACGGTGTTCGTCGCCCGGCCGTCGACGATGTAG